The following coding sequences are from one Enterococcus sp. 4G2_DIV0659 window:
- a CDS encoding glucosaminidase domain-containing protein, which produces MKKRNLNSKKMRLLSVGLLTSSAVLSVTDAQPIVAKEVDNQATIDSEGQEKVTILSSTKERETTESTTEGMISSSSAESSTTTSEELSSEETTVDTSESTSTTDDTSTTQDTTDSTSTSSSDTSTSTSTSSSSSSSSSSSSSSSSTSTTSSSTTPSKPKPKPKPKPKPSQPAKPKPSRPSTTRPTQGPTPAPQQSGTALPSRPNTAIINNSSVNNSAGSDQSFHISPNLTTKSFVKVIGEDARSIAGENNLYASVMIAQAILESASGNSALASAPNYNLFGIKGSYEGASANFLTSEDNGSGGMFTIRSNFRKYPSYKESLQDYVKLLRGGTDYSNAFYSGTWKTNTKSYKDATKFLTGRYATDTSYASKLNGLIDAYNLTQYDTLKDKKQNKKAKKITLNTAFDKLEKKNDLTDQNIEYLTHIVKKGESLKSISELYNISTLAILEKNQLDRRMLFIGQKLSIPTQEKTATSEPKEAAVDRSLDMVQKLSNAFNGKESKKETKKNETTSTTSKNETTSSSNKKETKETTETSSKNETINALPKKETKDYQVSATRKKTKETYEVKKGDTLASISKKTGISVWSLKEWNDLDQYFLTEGQLLVLAPVYDLQS; this is translated from the coding sequence ATGAAAAAAAGAAATCTAAACAGTAAAAAAATGCGTTTGTTGAGTGTAGGGTTGCTTACTTCAAGTGCTGTCCTTTCTGTTACAGATGCTCAACCGATTGTCGCAAAAGAAGTAGACAACCAAGCGACCATTGATTCTGAAGGACAAGAAAAAGTAACAATTTTATCTTCGACTAAGGAACGTGAAACAACAGAAAGTACAACAGAAGGCATGATTAGTAGCTCTTCTGCAGAGTCTAGTACAACAACTTCAGAAGAGTTATCTTCTGAAGAGACTACTGTTGATACGAGTGAATCGACAAGTACAACAGACGATACGAGTACAACACAAGATACAACAGATTCAACAAGTACAAGTTCGTCTGATACATCAACAAGCACAAGTACAAGTTCAAGTAGCTCGAGCAGTTCATCTAGCTCAAGTAGTTCAAGTTCAACAAGTACGACGAGTTCATCAACAACTCCGTCAAAACCTAAACCTAAACCTAAGCCAAAACCAAAACCGTCTCAACCAGCGAAACCGAAACCGTCTCGTCCGTCGACGACACGTCCGACTCAGGGACCTACACCGGCACCGCAACAGTCAGGCACGGCTTTGCCAAGTAGACCAAATACGGCAATTATTAATAATAGTAGCGTGAATAACTCAGCAGGGTCAGATCAGTCATTCCATATTAGTCCTAATCTGACAACTAAAAGTTTTGTTAAAGTTATTGGTGAAGATGCACGCTCAATTGCTGGTGAGAACAATCTTTACGCATCTGTAATGATTGCTCAAGCTATTTTAGAAAGTGCTTCTGGAAATAGCGCATTAGCTTCTGCACCAAATTATAATCTTTTTGGAATTAAAGGAAGTTATGAAGGTGCAAGTGCTAATTTTCTAACTAGTGAAGACAATGGTTCAGGTGGTATGTTCACGATTCGTTCTAATTTCAGAAAGTATCCATCATATAAAGAGTCACTACAGGATTATGTAAAACTTCTTAGAGGTGGTACTGATTATAGTAATGCTTTTTATAGTGGTACTTGGAAAACCAATACGAAATCATATAAAGATGCGACGAAGTTTTTAACAGGTCGCTATGCGACAGATACTAGCTATGCATCAAAGCTTAACGGTCTTATAGATGCATATAACCTAACACAGTATGATACGCTAAAAGACAAGAAACAAAACAAAAAAGCGAAAAAAATTACGCTAAACACTGCTTTTGATAAGCTAGAGAAGAAAAATGATCTAACTGATCAAAATATTGAATACCTGACTCACATTGTGAAAAAGGGTGAGTCGCTTAAATCAATTAGTGAGCTATACAATATTTCTACGTTAGCTATTTTAGAAAAAAATCAATTAGACCGTCGTATGTTATTTATCGGTCAGAAGCTAAGTATTCCAACGCAAGAAAAAACAGCTACTTCTGAGCCAAAAGAAGCCGCTGTTGATCGCTCATTAGACATGGTTCAAAAATTATCTAATGCGTTCAATGGAAAAGAATCTAAAAAAGAAACGAAGAAAAACGAAACAACGTCAACTACAAGTAAAAACGAAACAACGTCAAGTTCAAACAAAAAAGAAACGAAAGAAACAACCGAAACATCAAGCAAGAATGAAACAATCAATGCACTACCTAAAAAAGAAACAAAAGATTATCAAGTAAGTGCAACTAGAAAGAAAACAAAAGAAACCTATGAAGTAAAAAAAGGTGATACATTAGCAAGTATTTCGAAAAAAACAGGTATTTCTGTCTGGTCGTTAAAAGAGTGGAACGACTTAGATCAATACTTCTTAACAGAAGGACAATTACTTGTGTTAGCGCCAGTGTATGATCTTCAATCGTAA
- a CDS encoding heavy metal translocating P-type ATPase codes for METTNTHERSCSNKQGHDSHEHNHNHGKSPVILFFLGLAIFITGFFIEEGSLVQNILFISAMLLSGYHIMIEGIVDTINDTKTKKKFSPNVHILMTLAAFGAMIIGSYEEGALLILIFGAAHFLEEYAEGRSKREITNLLKMNPTEARLIQPDGRVKIVDVSVLKIGDTLQVLNGDQIATDGVILSGRTSIDESSINGESIPREKTVGDEVFGSTINGSGTFTMEVTKDSSDTVFAKILQLVNQSQSNLSKTATNIQKLAPYYVTGVLVIVPLFIVAGPFLFQWSWDESFYRGMVFLISASPCALAASAVPATLSGISNLAKRGVLFKGGSYLANLATIKSVAFDKTGTLTKGKPSVTDFYFLTENTDTTEQECIDVIVGMEKTANHPLADAILEKFQAKVELTLTVENEIGKGLVTSYQGNTYQIGKPEIFGLVDTQINAHNEQYGKEGKTVVYFAKNNEVIGLIAMMDTPNEQAKTVISYLKSQGIHTTMITGDAELTGQAVGRQIGIDEVIGNVLPENKAAIVKEQQKRFGSVAMLGDGVNDAPALVSADIGVAMGDGTDIAIDVADAVLMQNDLTKFSYAHKISKRLDRVVWQNIIFSMFIVVLLITLNILGKMDITFGVIAHEGSTLLVILNGLRLLIPSKE; via the coding sequence ATGGAAACAACGAACACACACGAACGTAGCTGTTCAAATAAACAAGGCCATGATAGCCATGAGCACAATCATAATCATGGAAAATCTCCAGTAATTTTATTTTTTTTAGGATTAGCCATATTCATTACGGGATTTTTTATAGAAGAAGGTTCCTTAGTACAAAATATTCTTTTTATTAGTGCGATGCTCCTTTCTGGATATCACATCATGATAGAGGGGATCGTCGATACGATCAATGATACCAAAACGAAAAAAAAGTTTTCGCCAAATGTCCATATTTTAATGACTTTAGCAGCGTTTGGTGCAATGATTATCGGTAGCTATGAAGAAGGTGCGTTACTGATTCTTATTTTTGGTGCTGCTCATTTTTTGGAAGAATATGCTGAAGGCCGCAGTAAAAGAGAAATTACTAACTTACTAAAAATGAATCCCACAGAAGCTCGTTTGATTCAACCGGATGGGCGTGTGAAGATAGTGGATGTCTCTGTTTTAAAAATCGGAGATACATTGCAAGTATTAAATGGTGATCAAATTGCGACGGATGGTGTTATTCTTTCTGGAAGAACATCTATTGATGAGTCTTCTATTAACGGTGAAAGTATCCCAAGAGAAAAAACAGTTGGCGATGAAGTTTTCGGAAGTACGATCAACGGCAGTGGGACATTTACGATGGAAGTTACAAAAGATAGTAGTGATACTGTTTTTGCGAAAATTCTCCAACTAGTCAATCAATCTCAATCAAATTTGTCGAAAACAGCAACTAATATTCAAAAATTAGCCCCCTATTATGTAACTGGAGTATTGGTTATTGTGCCGCTTTTTATAGTAGCGGGCCCCTTTTTATTTCAATGGTCATGGGATGAAAGTTTCTATCGCGGGATGGTGTTCTTGATTTCAGCTTCACCCTGTGCGCTTGCTGCCAGTGCTGTACCTGCAACGTTGTCAGGAATTTCTAATTTAGCTAAACGAGGTGTGTTATTTAAAGGTGGTTCCTATCTTGCCAACTTAGCAACGATTAAGTCAGTTGCTTTCGATAAAACAGGTACTTTAACGAAAGGGAAACCATCAGTGACTGATTTTTATTTCTTAACAGAAAACACCGATACAACGGAACAAGAATGCATTGACGTAATTGTAGGGATGGAAAAAACAGCGAACCATCCTTTAGCTGATGCGATATTAGAAAAGTTTCAAGCAAAAGTTGAATTAACTTTAACTGTTGAAAATGAAATCGGTAAAGGGTTAGTGACGAGCTACCAAGGAAATACTTATCAAATTGGCAAACCAGAAATCTTTGGTTTAGTAGATACACAAATTAATGCACACAATGAACAATATGGGAAAGAAGGAAAAACTGTTGTTTATTTTGCAAAAAACAATGAAGTAATCGGCTTGATCGCGATGATGGATACGCCTAATGAACAAGCAAAAACCGTTATTAGCTATTTGAAATCCCAAGGTATCCATACGACAATGATCACAGGCGATGCTGAATTAACTGGTCAAGCTGTTGGGCGTCAAATTGGGATTGATGAAGTGATCGGAAATGTCTTACCAGAAAATAAGGCGGCAATTGTAAAAGAGCAGCAAAAACGATTCGGCAGTGTAGCAATGCTAGGAGATGGTGTCAATGATGCTCCAGCCTTGGTGAGTGCAGACATCGGTGTAGCCATGGGAGATGGAACGGATATTGCAATTGATGTTGCTGATGCAGTGCTGATGCAAAACGATTTAACAAAATTCAGTTATGCTCATAAAATATCTAAACGTTTAGATCGAGTTGTTTGGCAAAATATTATTTTTTCAATGTTTATTGTCGTTTTATTGATTACACTGAACATTCTCGGTAAAATGGACATCACGTTTGGTGTAATTGCTCATGAAGGTAGTACATTATTAGTTATATTAAATGGATTACGCTTATTGATTCCATCGAAAGAATAA
- a CDS encoding peptide ABC transporter substrate-binding protein → MKKWIPFSLLVLITLLASCTPTNKAETKKAVVRFTEPAELLTLDTTQEEDFTSFNAQNQVLEGLYQLDENDEIIPAVAKALPEISEDKQTYAITLRKDAKWSNGEPVTANDFLYAWRRAVTPETAPSYASLFVSSIKNADEIYQGKMTPDQLGVEAPDEYSLVIHLVKPIPYFTSLLTFETFFPINKEFAEKQGKNYGTSSETTLYNGPFTLTDWEQNSDTWKYVKNPKYWDKQNVNVEEIQTTVVKSTSTAVNLYQTGELDRVVLDGEFSKQYKNDPDFQNQNDTKMGYLRFNQDQDKLLHNTQLRKAIALAMDRETFVNNVLGDGSIAATGFIPQNFVKNPKTGEDFRKENGVQQTFDKDAAKQAFNQAKKELNKEHMTFVYLTKDTDTDKKIAEYITSQITEVLPGIEFEIAALPSNNLQERYLSGEYDVAFGQWMPDFKDAITFLDMFVSTSGLNHVNYNNPTYDQLIQAAVSTDAANEEKRWSDLRQAEHVLIAEDYTIAPIYQQQTALLQKKTIHGVVKHSFGSPYSFKYIQVTEKNK, encoded by the coding sequence ATGAAAAAATGGATACCTTTTAGTTTACTTGTACTTATAACACTATTGGCTAGTTGCACACCAACGAATAAAGCAGAAACAAAAAAAGCTGTTGTTCGTTTTACTGAACCCGCAGAATTATTGACTTTAGATACAACACAAGAAGAAGATTTCACTAGTTTTAATGCTCAAAATCAAGTATTGGAAGGTCTTTATCAGTTAGATGAAAACGATGAAATAATTCCGGCTGTTGCTAAAGCGCTTCCTGAAATCAGTGAAGATAAACAAACCTATGCAATCACCTTAAGAAAAGATGCAAAATGGTCCAACGGTGAACCCGTTACAGCAAATGATTTTCTTTATGCTTGGAGACGAGCAGTTACACCTGAGACAGCACCATCCTATGCTAGCTTATTTGTTTCTTCCATTAAAAATGCTGACGAAATCTATCAAGGAAAAATGACGCCAGATCAATTAGGAGTAGAAGCTCCTGACGAATATTCTTTAGTGATTCATTTGGTTAAACCAATTCCTTATTTTACTTCTTTATTGACATTTGAAACGTTTTTCCCGATAAACAAAGAATTTGCTGAAAAACAAGGAAAGAACTACGGAACGTCTAGTGAGACTACTTTGTATAACGGACCATTTACCTTAACCGATTGGGAACAAAATTCTGATACATGGAAATATGTAAAAAACCCTAAGTATTGGGATAAACAGAATGTCAATGTTGAAGAGATTCAAACAACCGTTGTAAAGTCAACAAGTACAGCAGTTAATTTATATCAAACTGGCGAACTTGATCGAGTTGTACTAGATGGAGAATTTTCAAAGCAGTATAAAAACGACCCTGATTTTCAAAATCAAAACGACACGAAAATGGGATATCTTCGTTTCAATCAAGATCAAGATAAATTATTACACAATACGCAATTACGTAAAGCCATTGCTTTAGCGATGGATCGTGAAACATTTGTAAATAATGTTTTAGGTGATGGCTCTATTGCGGCAACAGGTTTTATTCCCCAAAACTTTGTAAAAAATCCGAAAACTGGAGAGGATTTTCGTAAAGAAAATGGGGTCCAGCAAACCTTTGACAAGGATGCGGCAAAACAAGCATTCAATCAAGCGAAAAAAGAACTGAATAAAGAACACATGACATTCGTTTACTTGACGAAAGATACAGATACAGACAAAAAAATAGCTGAATATATAACAAGTCAAATAACGGAGGTTCTACCAGGAATCGAGTTTGAGATTGCTGCATTACCAAGCAATAACCTACAAGAACGCTATTTATCTGGTGAGTATGATGTTGCTTTCGGACAATGGATGCCTGATTTCAAAGATGCGATTACATTTTTAGATATGTTTGTATCTACATCAGGATTGAATCATGTGAACTATAACAACCCAACCTATGATCAATTGATTCAAGCTGCTGTGAGTACTGATGCCGCTAATGAGGAAAAAAGATGGTCTGATTTACGTCAAGCAGAACATGTTTTAATAGCTGAAGATTACACGATCGCTCCGATTTATCAGCAACAAACAGCATTATTACAAAAGAAAACGATTCATGGTGTGGTAAAACACAGTTTTGGTTCGCCGTATAGTTTCAAATATATTCAGGTAACAGAAAAAAATAAATAG
- a CDS encoding OsmC family protein — MKLIPSEKGFELVHQNGNWVLKKEIGFSPVEMLVASIGACGAYVYEKILTNSHIAFAIETVEIAYERAEEKQAKPLRQVLITFFIRVGENEQGKAERALKLIGKNCPVMQSLDPEISVIEQVIFV; from the coding sequence ATGAAATTAATTCCAAGTGAAAAAGGATTTGAACTAGTTCATCAAAATGGAAATTGGGTATTGAAAAAAGAAATTGGCTTTTCACCAGTTGAGATGTTAGTGGCATCAATCGGTGCTTGCGGAGCCTATGTCTACGAAAAAATATTAACAAATTCTCACATTGCTTTTGCTATTGAGACAGTGGAGATTGCTTATGAACGTGCAGAAGAAAAACAAGCCAAACCGTTACGCCAAGTGCTCATCACTTTTTTTATCCGCGTTGGGGAAAACGAACAAGGCAAAGCAGAGCGAGCGTTAAAATTGATTGGGAAAAATTGTCCAGTAATGCAATCACTAGATCCTGAAATCAGCGTGATTGAACAAGTTATTTTTGTTTAA
- a CDS encoding RICIN domain-containing protein: MNIFLKKQPSQSVMPNKYLLFCATLMFLLFIIAIPTISQAAETIKFNYYISIPYANSTNEDKALDISGTTNKLILYDKHGLGNQTLAFEYIPNKDAYIIFARGDKQKLVTADGNTDGSTASRFLYKNILINSLADIPGESLWKIEPSSQSNFYSIVNKKSNLALTNSGYDDSAPLQLKTINSSDYKQLFKFTSLSGLFYIKPNANLSKTLDIANGVVDGNDLIVYSKGINQANQQWFSVFVPAIGSYMIGNYKNRSLLLNYPGANTNLTIKKFNIDVNNPPREIQFSFITTPGKKNVYSIRRYYTEELLTAIYPITDLGKIQFQTKNNDMNQQWFLESFDNISAPVISNLKITGGHSTDKQNRPIIYPGESITVTGQMQSNFFKTYDLFTQTNLDGFNKVKENLALENNTSTFSYELTASQTDTLPNGINYLEFKGYGDKFFSSNNLATSFVVDQSPPEITADKELNYYVEDLSKASITGTFIDKKAEDLEITAKINDSTVEIPVYSGKGAKNTAPINWSFSLSDLTSEQQNLFRLGKNTLTFTLKNNWTTHNTAIATSTVNILGRTTISYQNQSGDILKEKTMHHQTSIDDPNYAIDIPAIIGDYKLVKATGDGSLLPTKNTITGTFTNELLHTTAIYDQYAFYLTYEGNGSSKGTAPAKQRFEKDQSLTISSPEELTKDGYHFKEWNTKADGSGKTYHPGDAFLTTSQNETLYAIWVPDKVLMTVHFYYSDTKLPIYQNIRESTKKVESIDYEMPTDAQLVNTIDSLAIPLTYFGYTLHSTSPEVEIDGKITSATVVPEKNFSIAYYFDGLFNIYQANTVDFGEITIKNKGTINHSPINNPTINILNTKELQSWTLYLRQAEPLQNANGTFKGNLFYKDSENEFELTTESLPFAQFNTTSPYVSLNLASTENQDSGLFLKEYYGNKLGSYQTTLWWSLVKGP; this comes from the coding sequence GTGAATATCTTCTTAAAAAAACAACCATCTCAAAGTGTAATGCCAAACAAATATTTACTGTTTTGCGCTACTCTAATGTTTCTACTATTTATAATAGCAATTCCTACTATTTCTCAAGCAGCTGAAACAATAAAATTTAATTACTATATCTCAATTCCTTACGCCAATAGCACAAATGAAGATAAGGCTTTAGATATTAGTGGTACTACAAATAAATTAATACTTTACGATAAGCATGGATTAGGAAATCAAACGTTAGCTTTTGAATATATCCCAAATAAAGATGCCTATATTATTTTTGCTAGGGGGGATAAACAAAAATTAGTCACCGCTGACGGCAATACTGATGGTAGTACTGCCAGTAGATTTTTGTATAAGAATATACTCATTAATAGCCTTGCAGATATTCCTGGCGAAAGTTTGTGGAAAATAGAACCATCAAGCCAATCTAACTTTTATAGTATTGTTAATAAAAAAAGCAATTTAGCTCTTACTAACTCTGGGTATGATGATTCAGCACCACTCCAACTGAAAACCATTAATTCATCCGACTACAAACAATTATTTAAGTTTACAAGCTTAAGTGGGCTTTTCTATATCAAACCAAATGCTAATTTATCAAAAACATTGGATATCGCTAACGGCGTTGTTGACGGTAACGACTTGATTGTATATTCAAAAGGAATCAATCAAGCAAATCAGCAGTGGTTTTCCGTCTTTGTACCTGCAATTGGTTCCTATATGATTGGTAATTATAAAAATCGTTCGCTTTTGTTAAATTATCCTGGTGCCAATACCAATCTAACTATTAAAAAATTTAATATTGATGTAAATAATCCCCCTAGGGAAATTCAATTTAGCTTTATTACTACACCAGGCAAAAAGAATGTTTACTCTATAAGGCGATATTATACTGAGGAACTGTTGACCGCAATATATCCAATTACAGATCTAGGAAAAATCCAATTTCAGACCAAAAATAACGACATGAACCAACAGTGGTTCCTAGAATCCTTTGACAATATCTCTGCTCCCGTTATCAGTAATTTAAAAATTACTGGTGGTCATTCAACTGACAAACAGAATCGACCAATAATCTATCCTGGGGAATCTATAACAGTTACTGGACAAATGCAGTCAAACTTTTTTAAAACATATGACCTGTTCACCCAAACAAATCTAGATGGGTTCAACAAAGTCAAAGAAAATCTTGCTCTGGAAAATAATACATCGACATTCAGTTATGAACTGACTGCTTCACAAACCGACACTTTACCTAATGGGATAAACTACTTAGAATTTAAAGGGTATGGCGATAAGTTTTTTTCATCTAATAATTTAGCAACAAGCTTTGTTGTTGACCAATCACCTCCAGAAATAACTGCTGACAAAGAACTAAATTATTATGTAGAGGATCTATCAAAAGCTTCTATCACAGGAACATTTATAGATAAAAAGGCGGAAGACCTTGAAATAACTGCGAAAATTAATGATTCTACAGTTGAAATTCCCGTGTACAGTGGCAAAGGAGCCAAAAATACTGCTCCGATTAACTGGTCATTTTCATTGAGCGATTTGACTTCTGAACAACAAAATTTATTTAGACTTGGTAAAAACACACTCACGTTTACCTTAAAAAATAATTGGACAACCCATAATACAGCCATTGCTACTAGTACGGTAAATATTTTAGGTCGAACAACTATATCTTATCAAAATCAATCAGGGGACATTCTCAAAGAAAAAACAATGCACCATCAAACATCCATTGATGACCCCAATTACGCTATAGATATACCAGCGATTATTGGCGATTATAAATTAGTAAAAGCTACTGGCGATGGCAGTTTGCTTCCAACGAAAAATACAATCACTGGAACGTTTACTAATGAGTTGTTACATACAACAGCAATTTATGATCAATACGCCTTTTATCTAACCTATGAAGGAAATGGTTCTTCTAAAGGTACAGCGCCTGCCAAACAACGATTCGAGAAAGACCAATCATTGACGATTTCCTCACCAGAAGAATTAACCAAAGATGGTTATCATTTTAAGGAATGGAATACAAAAGCAGATGGTTCAGGTAAAACGTACCACCCAGGAGATGCATTTTTGACAACAAGCCAAAACGAAACACTGTATGCTATTTGGGTACCAGATAAAGTATTGATGACAGTTCATTTTTATTATTCTGATACAAAATTACCCATTTATCAAAATATTCGGGAATCTACCAAAAAAGTTGAAAGTATTGATTATGAGATGCCCACAGATGCGCAGCTGGTAAACACTATTGATTCATTAGCGATTCCATTAACTTATTTTGGTTACACGTTACATTCTACCTCTCCAGAAGTAGAGATAGATGGAAAAATCACTAGCGCCACAGTTGTACCAGAGAAAAACTTTTCTATTGCCTATTACTTCGATGGCTTATTTAATATCTATCAAGCAAATACCGTAGATTTTGGCGAAATTACCATAAAAAACAAAGGCACGATTAATCATTCACCTATCAATAATCCTACAATTAACATTCTAAATACGAAAGAACTACAAAGCTGGACCCTTTACTTGAGACAAGCTGAACCCTTGCAAAATGCTAACGGCACATTTAAAGGAAACTTATTTTATAAAGATTCTGAAAATGAATTTGAATTAACAACTGAAAGTCTTCCTTTTGCCCAATTTAACACGACTTCACCTTATGTTTCATTGAATTTAGCTTCAACAGAAAATCAAGATTCTGGATTATTTTTAAAAGAGTATTATGGAAATAAACTAGGTTCTTATCAAACAACACTTTGGTGGTCTCTTGTGAAAGGGCCTTAA
- a CDS encoding thioredoxin family protein: MQKLETLEEIRSFITNNHFVFLYVSQEDCSVCHALQPKLMALLSNYPKIELREVEADKVREISAEYLIFSAPTLLFFVAGKEYIREEKFVQFKQLAAAIERIYSFEEGLL; the protein is encoded by the coding sequence ATGCAAAAATTAGAAACACTTGAAGAAATACGTTCATTTATAACGAACAATCATTTCGTTTTTCTATATGTGTCACAAGAAGATTGTTCTGTTTGTCATGCCCTTCAACCTAAATTAATGGCTCTATTAAGCAACTATCCAAAGATTGAATTAAGAGAAGTTGAAGCAGATAAAGTCAGAGAAATTTCAGCAGAATATTTAATTTTTTCAGCACCAACATTACTTTTTTTCGTTGCTGGAAAAGAATATATTCGTGAAGAAAAATTTGTTCAGTTTAAACAATTAGCCGCTGCCATTGAACGAATTTATTCCTTTGAAGAAGGTTTGCTATAA
- a CDS encoding MerR family transcriptional regulator produces MEKDKLLTIGQVAEIMKLSKSKIRYWDDMNLLTSSRNTHNGYRMFDMEDILTLSDIDFYRKLDIPINKMTNLYRKSPEELWTILDETQTRVACELAELEKKYQGIKRRKEQLLSLIELKEKEIIDEALDVERIIPIDLEDPAELQTYIENPSSLVVYINPTQAKEIIYGFAVTKNEFMEESTIWQKTEDKVSYKQFLLTIRSENPLKNNVHSIKQKLKKQGYQTGTMIGRYIMTAEDQEGFYTDYYKAWIEAVD; encoded by the coding sequence ATGGAAAAAGACAAATTATTAACAATTGGACAAGTTGCAGAGATTATGAAGTTGTCTAAATCAAAAATCCGTTACTGGGATGATATGAATTTACTAACCTCCTCAAGAAATACTCACAACGGGTATCGGATGTTTGATATGGAAGATATATTAACACTTAGTGATATTGATTTTTATCGGAAGCTAGATATTCCTATTAATAAAATGACAAATTTATATCGAAAATCACCAGAAGAATTATGGACGATTTTAGATGAAACGCAAACGAGAGTTGCTTGTGAGTTAGCAGAATTAGAGAAGAAGTATCAAGGGATAAAACGCAGAAAAGAACAATTATTGAGTTTAATAGAATTGAAAGAAAAGGAAATCATTGATGAAGCACTGGATGTTGAAAGAATCATCCCAATTGATTTGGAGGATCCAGCAGAATTACAGACCTATATTGAGAACCCTTCAAGTTTGGTGGTGTACATCAATCCTACTCAAGCAAAAGAAATCATATATGGATTTGCGGTAACTAAAAACGAATTTATGGAAGAATCCACGATTTGGCAAAAAACAGAAGACAAAGTCTCGTACAAACAATTTTTACTAACCATCAGATCAGAAAACCCTTTAAAAAATAACGTACACTCAATTAAACAAAAATTAAAAAAACAAGGATATCAAACTGGAACAATGATAGGTCGTTATATTATGACGGCCGAGGACCAAGAGGGCTTTTATACAGATTATTACAAAGCTTGGATTGAGGCTGTAGATTAA